A region of the Salvia splendens isolate huo1 unplaced genomic scaffold, SspV2 ctg510, whole genome shotgun sequence genome:
GGAAAATTATTTGTAAAGTCATGACTTTAACATAGTTTGGTTTTTCTTGttaactttaaatgttgcatgaaaagtcatgaactttaccaaACTGTGTAAATTTCTCATCCGACCCGACCCGATAGATTTCCGACACAATTACTTATCCTACGTGGCGCACCGAAGACGTGACTTAGCAAAACTCCACTAATTATGAGTATTTCTCTTCTATCTTTGCAATTTCTGACCTTGGACTATCACAGACATACAAgtagaacaaataaaaatatacaaatcGAATTCAACATACAAATCGACATAAACATACAAATCGAATTCAGCATAAAAGTAGCATTAATTCTACAATCCGAATTGAACCCTAAATTTCTCATTTGCCAAGTCACGCTTCCGGCACGTCACATAGGATAAGTTTGTGCATGAAATCTATCGGGTTGAATCGGATGGGAAATTTACACAGTTTGGTAAAGTTCATGAATTTTTTATAaagctcatttcatgcatcagttATGGGATAAAATTCCGTGATTTCCATGAACTAAAACGCGTTTATAAGTTTAGGTGCGTAGAGAATCTGTCAGACCCAGGAAGCGGATGGAAAATTTACCAGGCAGAGGGAATCAAAGGAAATTGAAGTGAAGAACGCCAACTCACAACCTGACCTGGGGGATTGCAGGAGCGATGGCGGGAGCAGCTGTGAAGCAAAAGCATCTTTTAAAGCAAATCAGCAAGGAAAAATGCCCTAGAGACCACAATCATGAAAAGAGACAGTTCCATCTTAGCTCTATATTAGTTTTTGCTCTTAGCTCACTTCTCTTCACTTCACACACACTTCTCCTTGCACTTAGCATAATAGGTTGATAATCTGGGGGCTTTTGGGTGTTTTAATTCAGTTCAGTAGTGCAACACCGTCCTTAcgaagggcgaagaaacaatttcttTACATTTCCGTTGTTTTTGAGCCGTAACTTCATTGTTTTGGAAGCTCGGCGCTGGATATTGTGTTTAGCTCTCTGTTTCTGATATTATGCAAGTTTCTGTTTATGTTTATCTGGTTTTGATGTTTGATGCTGGTTTTTACCGATTTGGATATTTTTCGCAACTAATTGTTGATTTGGAGTTGAGATCGGTGGAATCAGAGTTGATTTGTTGTTGGATTTGTTGAATCTGAGTTGAGGAGTTACGAATCTGAACGTAGTAGAGTTGATATTGGTTTGATCTGAGTTGAATTGTCGTTCGGAGTTGTGGATTTGAGACGTGGGGTTCTGATTCTGCATGGTTATGGATGTTTATTGTCGTTTTCCTATTCTGATCGACCTAGTAGTTTAAATCTAGTAGTTTTATGCTTAATCGTAATGTTTGAAGTCAGATCTGAGATTGCTCTGTTTTTATATatctttgatgctctgtttcgtCTGTGTTTATTTAGTTTACTAAAGAAGATGAAGTCGGAAGTTAGTTAGAGTCTGATTTGCTGTTGGCCATTGTTTACGTGGCTAAAtcgggaaaatggtccccactgctgtTTACGTGTTGTTTAGCTATTTTTGGAAAGTCGTCGACCTGACCCAGTAGTTTAGTTATTTGAATTTCTCCAGTTAAATTTCATTTCCGTGAGTCATGCATGCGTACGTACTTTTCCTGTTTTCCTTGGTGCAGTAGATAGATTAGTTGTCTTTCATTTCCTCTGAGTATAGTAGTTAAAACAAACTTAAACCCatgagttgcgtggcagcaaccaaccCCTTCCAAATCCTCTAAACACTTGCTAACAcctccatctctgtgggatcgatccttactaccctatactagccaatagtagaatgggttaaggttttgaagcgATTGAGAGGGTCCCAATGACATATTCAGATAGTTTTGAGATTTGCTAGACCTAGCGGTCGggtgaatcctctggacctgttTGATTGACACGCACCTGCACACACTCCAAATCAATCACTTcacttttcatgcaacatttaaagttcacgggTAAAACCAAACTATTTTGAAAGTTCATCACTTTATATGCAATTTGCCTTTTATtataaaccaatataaaaaaatgaagttcatattccattaacttttttaacccactattttttacattttttaaaactcttgTCTACactaaatgtgactcctattgtgggagagatgaagtattttttttctttttcataatcTACTTAAATAGTCCCTATATCCGGTATAAATGTCTCATGTTCCCTTTTTTTCATTCGTTTATcattaaatatcttattttacttttactatttttagttaAAATAGAGGCAATATGATACGATGAGAGGTCGTATCTGCACGTCCTGCGAAGGTTGCCAAGAGGGGAAGTTCGTCGAGCAGCTGCCGACTGCTAGGGTTTCCGTGAGGAAAGAGTTTCTTGCGAGGAAAGAAAATAACACGTAGGAAACATAGGGCAAATTATGATATATTGATTGTGTTTCTTAGTGTACGAAATCCTTTTTTCTATTAACTAAGGACCCTAGGTTTGGTTTGACTCGATCAATTCCGGAAGAGAACCAATAAGAAAACCCAAAATGGAGCTTATAATTTCGTTCGActctaataatattaaaatagtttcagcaaaaaaaaataatttaatctcagaaaagaaaataaaacactAGACGTAATCTGCTAACTTCGCGGGGTCTCCTTGACTGACGCTTTGGGCGTCCGACTTCATCACAACCTCTTTGGGAGACGGTTCGTGTGGGCTAACGCCGTCCGATTTGTCTGAGCTAGCGTCGTCGCCTGTCTCTTCCAGCTCTCGCGGTACCTCCACATCCTCTACATGCGTGATCGATGCATCCTCTGGTGGTATGGCCGATATTGTACCCGTACCACAATACATACCAGGAATACACTCTGTAGGCGGTGGCTGATGGGACGTGGAGGCATCCGCAGTTCCCTCACATCATATTTCAACGATCTCATCTTCATCACTATGTGCGAACTCCGTACAAGTGGGCGGTGGCGGTGACAGATGGGACGTGGAGGCATTCGCAGTTCCCTCACATTGTATTTCAACGATCTCATATTAATCACTACGTACGAACTCCGTACAAGTGGGCGGTGGCGGTGGTTGATGGGACGTAGAGTCATCCGTTATTCCCTTCGGGCTTGCTGACCTCTCCGCCACAGGTGTGGGGATGTCGAGTGATGAGAGGTGCAGAGGTCTTCAAGCATTGTGCTCTTATGTTTTGACCTCATCTGCAGATTAATTAAAGACCTCATTAGATAAAGATTTGCAATAGTAGTATTAGTTACAAAAAGGAAGGTGATTGCAAAACCTATGTTACCGtgcgaatttcaagtcattctTTCATAGACACAGTGCAAATTAAATACACATAAATTATTCATTCATTAGGGTTTAGCTTTCTATATTCATGATATGCTAGAATGACTTCTCAACTTGATATGTAACCATAGtgcgaatttcaagtcattctAACACtagcataaaattaatttaacacGTTACTTAATTAACTAAGCAaatgtatattttattaatattttgggTGAATGTAGatattctaaattttttttactacaaaTCAGGCTCTCCATATGttcaatatttttattctaACTCTGGTAATGGATGTAATTAAGTGAAATGGTtgatactagtatatttttaattgtaTTCTTATAATTTTggtagaaaaattaaaaatatgatagTTTTCTTTGTTAGTATCCCCCGTcacacaataagagtcatattttaccATTTCTGTCAGTCTCATaataagagtcctatttcacttttaccataaatggtaagtaggttccacattccaccaacttattccactcacattttattataaaactaatatatatataaatgtgacCCACATACTACCAACTTATTCAATCTACTTTTCTTTACCTTTCTTAAAACCTATACCCAAACCAAATAGGACTactattgtgggacggaaggagtaatccTAATCACTTTTGATTGGGAAAACAGAAAAAACTTTTTATATAAGTCTTCACCAAATAAGATTACATAAAATAGTCATAATTTGGTAATTTGTAggtagggctggggaaaaatatcgaaaaaatgatatatcgctcgtatcgtattgaaaaatatcgaaaaattatcggattttcgatatatcgtaattttcgatacgaaacgatatcgtatcgtaagttttcgatacgataacgatatgaatttcctaatatcgcgatatatcgttttatatcgaatatacgatatatatcgatattttcgatatatcgaatttcggtacgatatatcgtttatatcgaatatacgatatatatcgaatatacgatatatatcgatattttcgatatatcgaatttcggcacgatatatcgaaatatcgatacgataacgatatagatatcctccatatcgaaagttcgatataccgaaattcgatatatcaaaactttcgatacgataacgatatgaaattctctcatatcgatattttcgatacgatatacgatataatattttcgatacgatatatcgtatcgacccacccctattTGTAGGATTAGATCTTACAAGGACACGTACTCAGTTTTGATAAATTTTGCTATATTTGTAATGACTTGCAATGAGAGACGTAAAtcactaaaaaaatactagtatgtAGGTTGTTCTATGTGATctctaaaatataaaattatgtttTACTAATATTaaccatatttttttatttcttgtttttcttttataaatttatatcaGATATTCTTGATAATTCGAAAAGATATAAAAGTGAATGATcgtattttttgttttaaaaaagaGGAGGAAATTCCCTTCAATAATCTTATATACTAACTATTAATATTAAACataattaatgaaataaatCCACAACCATGAGTGAGAGCTTGCTCAGATTCGGCCAAGCTATGTCACTTATTTTAATTGGTGATACTTTCTTTTTATCACTTACTAATACTAATCTGACTATAAACATAAACTTTATGGAAcgtgatttttttttccttccttgTAAGGCCATTAATTTGGTAAATGGCCAAACCTCTTGCTTTGCATAGAAAAATGCAGCACATGAAATTGCCTCCATGCCTTAAACGTTTAATTACTACAAATGCAATACATTGCCATGTGGCGAGTAAAGCTTCACGTTGAAGCGCTTTTTCCATATTGATGAAAAGCGTGATTCCAAAGTCACGTGTCACAGCACGTGCGCGCCTAGATGTATTCAACCAATAAGCTTGCAGTTTAGGATGGAGCTTCCTCGTCCACTACTTCATCCTTGCGGTAGGCCCCACTCAATTCTCAGCCACAAACCTCAAATATGAGTTGGCACACGTTTTCCCCAAGCTCCCCAAATTGCCCCTCATACCTTTCTCTGCTTTGgtcatatattttaaaatgtttttttaattggatATGAAATATAGATAGAGCATCCAAACTGAACAATAACAAATTGTTTTCAAACCTTAATTTTtgtcaaataataataataactgaAATTTTGATGAATAATTGCAATGTATAATGTATTAAATGAATGGAGATATTAAAATGACGACATTATTCGAATATAATGacctttataattttttaattttaaaagaaattaagtGGAGAGTGGGTCAAAAAATATGGTTGAATATAAATTGTATGGTTACATTTTAATGCTTCTCTATCACTACTTTATACCCCGATAAACTGATCACgaagaaaaatattcaattaatttcataaaagtTAGTTCCTTATAATTTATAGATATTGCTCTACATCATATTATCCttaacaaataattaaacttcATTACTACTTATATTATACGATCCCAACATTGTTTCATTTATATTAGACTCACATTTGTTTTGAAAATTAGGTATCATTGCTTTTCTCTGCAGAATATCTGGTACTCCTTTCTTTTGCTTAAAAAAAGaggtatgagaattatgaaagAAAAGATATCGTGGAGAGATAGAGTTTTGGAATCGGCAATGTGCAAGTACTCATGAAAGACCCGATTTTGACCCAATAGCAAGCTGTCAGATTGCAGACGTATACTTTTGCATTGTTGTAAGACTCTGCCAACTTGTGGCGTCCAATCGTTCTTGGAAGTACTCGTCACGGGTGCCTACGTATTTGCGATTCGCAAAAATAACTCTCGGCGCCAGGGACGGATCCAGGAATATAAATGAACGGGGGCAAAATTATATGTATTGGAAATttgagaatttgagaagggcaaatataaagaaatttaaaaaaaaattacaaaattgacaaaatagcatatagtaaaaatatttgaggaggggcatttgccccacctTATATTAAGGTGGATCCGTCCCTGCTCGGCGCATATGGAAACAACGTCAAAAGTATTCCTctccccaccgtggttgctcgaaCAAAATAATCCTGAATGAACATTTGGACACTACAAAAAACTTAGTTTTTAAGAATATAAAAATTGAGACGCAATTCCTTGCGTTGGAAAATGTTACttaaaaaataacaagaatTTAGGACGCAAAAAAAACGTTCCTAAATGAAAGACaatttactttatcttttgctTTTTTAGGACGCTTCCATTTGcgtcctctaattttagttgggacactaGCAATAAAGACATTTTTTAAGCATTGGAGATATATATTTAGAAACACAGATTAGCATtcttaattgcattaaaaaatgttcttaataatttttttttgtagtgggaCAACTTCCTCCGGATCACGATAGATGTAGCGTTGGGTTCTTTGTGCAGGAGGAAGAGTGACGAGGTTGTTGTAATACTCTTTATAACGTTGTTCCGCTAAGGCAATCAACCGAGCTATTTCCTCATTGTTACTTATACTATTGATAATGGAAATTAGAGAAAAGAGTGACTTAGAGTATTTTTTcagtgaaaaaaaattatgtaatgaataagctATTAACAGATGATTTTGGAATAAATTGGaggatgaaaaaaataaaaaaagaaatgaatggCAATAAAGCGGTTATATTTGGGAAAGTgagaatttttaattaatttcagttttttttaaacAATCAAAACACCGGCTCGACCCCTTCTCGTCGAGGATGAGATGCTTGTAATGTGTCTCCCCGTATCTCGTCTCACCAAGATGAGCCCAAGATATTTGTATCTCACAGTTGTGGATGCCATAGAAATaagtcatatttcctttttcgtccgtcccataaaaatagtccatattcatttatgattttttttcattctcttttactttattatttatggatggcttaattttaactaattttaatcattttcttttactttaccaattatacatttaaACTAACGTTAACTTTAAATAATCTATGAAACGGAGAGAGTGAATAAAACTATTACCTTGGCACGAGCGAGATACTACTTTATTAGATATGCACAGAGAAtgagtagtagtactaatattgaGCGAAGGAAGGGCAAAAATGTCCGTTGAGACAGAACAGAAAACCATAAATAGAAGCTTTGTTTTTAGTTCAGACTGTAAAGGTTACTGTTAAGGTTTTCTGACCTTGAAAGAAAGCTTCACACAATTTAACAAAGATTACGAACTGGTAATCCTTAATCCTTTGGCTACTTgaattttgtttgtgttttatgATTAACTCCTCACTTAAAAACCTCAGCCTTAATCTGATTAAAGTTATGTGTTTTTTCGCTGCTTGATGGCTCTTGCTTTAATTTCTGTACTATTTCTTACACAGCCTGAAATAATTCATCGTCATGCTAAATTGAGTTTGACAAAGTGTTTAGATTTGATATCTTTTGTACATGCCTAAATCTAGGCACTTCGTTATTCCGATTGTAGTCACTGTTTACTTGCTTGGAGCAAAAAGAAACTCATGTAATTTTGACCTATTACCTCTCTCCacgaaaaatagataaaattgtaaatgacacgagttttaatgcataattggtaaagtgagCAAGATGGAGGGAAAAAGtggtggaagtagtgttagtaaaTTGTGGGGTCCACATTTATAATGATGTGTATGATTTGTATTTGTTTAAaagtttctatatttagaattggtctaattttggtggacggtCCAAAATGAtgaaattagtctatttttgtggacggaggtagtataacAATAATTAGATGCATGAGCTAGGATTTGCTTAGAGAATGGAATATGTCTACTTGGTTTTTAACTTCATATAAGTGAGAAATAAACGAAAACAATTTGGCTTGCGGATAGCTTTTGTCGCTGTCCCTTAGGAATTGCAATGcttttaggggacggagggagtactctcGTGTTTTTTGACATGTGTGTAATACATAAACCAGGCCATGGAGTGGTACTATGGCAGAGGCAACGAAGATGTGACAGTCCGGAAGATGAGGAGGGGCTTCGATCATGGGGCGATAGGTGGCCTTCGTGGGTTGGAAACTGCAACTCATCGTCAGAGGTGGAGCAACTCCACCACCCCATCATCTTGTCTAGCCAGCAGAGTGATGATTGGGATGTTCATCTCAAGGATCTTCCCAAAATTCAAGAGGCTGATGACATTTTCTTGTACTACTATCACTTAGCCTCTAATTTGCTTCATGTGTGCATAGATTCAAAGCCCTGATCCTCCGTTGTCTATGCAGTGACTCGCTTTTCAAAGTGGGCGAGGGGTCTGAGAATATCGCACAAACCTCAAGCTGGAACGACGCGAtgacatttgattttggtgattATGTCCGAGACACTACAAGCACACCCCATTTTTCACACCAACAGGTTGCTTACCAATCTGTTCACTCTTTGTGAACTGATCATTCATGCTTTGGCTTATAAACTCTCAATTATCCAAGTAATTAACTGATATTGGCACTCGACATTCCAGGAACTGGAGGCTGAAATTCGCATGTTCGAGCAACAATCTGATCAATGTGAAGATACGAATGAGTATATATCCATGGACGAATCTGCGTTACTGGAGCTACAGAATTTGACTCAGCAGGTAAATTGCCAGTCTCAGATCTCCATGGAAGTGGTATAAACTAATTGAAGATGCTGCTGATTAATTTGATAGTTGGCCGAGACGACCAGAGTTTGCTTTCGCGATTCTCTGTACCGCCTGGCAGAGAACTCGAGATACCAGACAGAATGCAGCCAGAATGGAAAACAAGACATGTACAACTGCAAATCAATGTCTAGCTCTGGACCATCCaggtttaaattaaattcatttttgCACCTATATCAATCATGTCTTTATTTGCTAAAAAATACCACTACTATTGCATTTGATGTGAAATAATCATGATGAACATCCAGGTCTCATGAATCCAACTCTGAGGACATGAAATCCATCGACAGAACAGTTGCTACGCTCTTGTTCACCACGATGCAGTTGTGCAATTCAACTTCAACAACGTCAGATGTCGAATACAAGGCCAACTCGTATTGGTGCGATCCATGCTCCTCAGCTCTGTCTCTGCCAGGAGGCGACGCTGAGGTCCCGACATTCGATTAGATGGATCGACCATTTCTAAGACCTCTCCCTATCGAAACTTGACCTCCAAAGCCATGGTGTAAAGAAAATAGGTAATATTTCTTTTTCATATTCGGTTTGTTTTATGGGAGGGGAGCTCTGCTTTTGTATAACTCAAGAAGATACAGTTTTGTTGGAAGGAAAATCATACTATATGTTACAACATTAAATACAAATGTTGAGATTTAAATTCCTATTAAAGCATATGAATATGAGAGGTAACGCTGAGTTCCTTCCACTTTCATCACAAACACCAAAATCAAGTAACAAGAGATGGATCATAAATATTGAAaactttattattttgattctttCCATATCTACCAACTAGCTAAGCATAAATCACAGGAGAGGAATGAACAAAATGTTATCTTTTTCTCTAGTTGAGAAGATTATATGCGATTTGTACAGGCCGGAAGGTTTCTTGAGAATTGATTAATTGCTCTAATATAATTACAATTCTTTTTAGACACTAATTTAAAAAAGAGGTACAGTTGGAACATTTCGTGTCAACTCTGTAAGATTATTAATTGTTATTCAAATCCAAGTTGGGGGGTTTTATATGGTTGGTCCATGTATTTGTCATCCCTATCCAATATCCAACATTAATAATCATTACAAGATTTAGTCTGAAGATTGACATTTAATGGGATTTGTTTGACATGATTTAGTATAATGGAATTTAAATGCAATAAGCTAGATGATTAATTACTTGACATAGACTTAGGTGTGTCGTTTTGGGACGCGGGTATTGGAATCCCAACCCAGTAATTGTAAATGGGCATTTTTATTAGTGCTAAAATATTATTGCAAGCGTAAGATGCTACTCCCTATAAGTCTATAATACTATATTTATGACATACAAAGTATCGCATCCACATAAATTAATgatgtaattttaattattataactaAAATTTCTTTATACTATCTATACTacattaaaagaaaattaccATTTAAATCATAACTTTTCATGGTCTATCCCATAACTTATAAAATTAGCTAATTAAATCATAacttttgcacatttctcaattatccataattaaattttgatgaaatttgttatttaaatCATTGTTTTGGTTAACTTTTGGATAAGTTTAGCATTATTCAAATTATTATGATGGTCGAATTCAGATGATTATGATGTAAATAATAAAGATTTAAtgacaaatattataaaaattacaacaaatttggtcaaaatttTATTTGTGTGAGACAATTAAGAAATGTCAaagattataatttaatttgctACTTTTATAAGTTATGGGAAGAACAATCAACCAAAAATTATTATCTAAATAACAATTTCCCTATAAACAAAATAGAGCTTTAAATTATAAATCTCATTGTTCTCTTTCaccaaataagaaaataagaaataattGTGATCAAACATAAAGTATTAACATTTTGCGTAATAAAGATTAAAGAGGTCTAGGCTTCTGTGTAttgatttaataatattatgCTTAATATCCGATGCTAAATTAAATTACAACGAATAAAAAAAGACAAAGAAAGAGATCTATACTTCAAACTCATCGTTCTCtttctgtaaataaaaaatataactgTGATTAAACATAGAGATCTCCACATAAATTTAACTGTTAACAAACGTAAATTAAAGTACAAGATTAAACTTTAAAAGAGTCTGTtttagaaaaaggaaaaagatattaaCTTGTAGATCAAGAAATGTATAAGCTTGGAGGATAAGAAATATATTAGCTTGGTGTCCAAGAATACTTGGAGCACCAGCTTTATAATACCTTATATAAGGGTGTcatattattaaagaaaataatcAAGCCATCtatcacaatgtagtctttcaAGCCATTCTTCTTTAAATTCAGTATTTACATTTCTGCATTTCAATTCTATTTTTCAACATGGTATAGAGCCACTAACGATCCTCAATTCATTAATttgttccaaaaaaaaaaaaaacttcaaatATATGTGTTTGAAAGCCAGATCCTTTCGACACAAAAACCAAACCCGTCAACAAAACTCAGCAAACTAAATCCACAACAAAAAACACCATAAATCAACAACATGGTGATGGACGAGAGGAGCAGCACGTCGTCGAGAATGTCGGTCATGGAGGCCGCTGGAAAAAGAAACCAGTTGCCTATCTGGCCAACCAGGAGAAGCCCGCCGAAACGGAGTACACAGTCGAGATGGTCAGAGTAGTCAACGAGGAATTGTCCGGGAGGAGAGAAAGTACATTGCCGAACAATTCATCTCTCCTCCAAACTGAGGAAAGTCCCGCCGAAGGGAGAAGAGTTTGAGCTAGCCGGAGAGAAGACCGTCGAAAAGGAGCTAGTGATAGAATGGCCGCTGCCCAACAACCGGGAGAGGTGTGAACGTTCAAACTCTGAATCGTCTAAGGGGGAGAGACACTGTCAAATGGTGGAATGGAGGTTGTTGATTTAGTAATAATCCACAAGAGACGACTGTAGAGGGCTCAGAAGAACTGTTGCCGGTAGAGTTAGAAAAGACTCAGAAAGGGAAGATGTCGGGCGACCATAGTAGGTCTGTTCATTCTTGTCGAGAAAGGGCGAAGAGAAAACAACAACAGTCAAGTTAAGAAAACAAAGAAGGAGTTTACGGTGTGTCCGGAGAAGAAGTATGCGACCGAACAACTCCTCTCCAAATCTATGGTGGTCGTGAAGGCCAAAGATGACCGACGGTGAGAGGGTGAGAAAGCTGCAAAGGTGCAGCCCATACACCAATGGAGCGTCGAGATTTCCACGCAAAAGGATCAATGGGGGAATTGCCCTAGAGAGACTTGCTGAGACTGGCAACAAGGAAGCCAGGGAAGGGGGTGAAGCAGTCAAAGAATCATCTAGTGGAGGGGAAGAGGAAGTACACTTCCAGAAGATTCATCTCCAACTATACCGACACAGTGGAGAGCTACAGAAGGCAAGAAGGGAAATGGCGAAATGAATGCCAACAAAAAGGGTATGAATCATCTACCGAGGGGAGAGAACTGCCACTGCTGAAAGAAATTTGATGCCAAGAGAAGAAGCTGGAGGTAGCTGTCGTTGGCAGAGGAGAGAAAGAACAAGGCATGGTGGTGAAGTAGGTGGAACTCATTACACCACCAAGAGCCAATACGGGAACGCTGAGAAGATTGAGACATGTCATATTGGCTTCTAAAGTGGAAGCAATCACAGGGGAGAGACTGTCCCTGGAAAGCTAAGGTTGTGGAAGCGGTCACTGAGAAGAGGACAAGAGACGGTGGATTGTCTATGGCCGGAGAAGAAAGCAGTGGCCAGTGGCCGGAATGACCAGAGAAAAAGAGCTCAGGTTGTTCGAGAAAGGAGACATTGATGGAGGAACCGCCAAGAAAGGAGGAACCAACAAAATGGCTGCTTGACCGAATCCCGAGAAGATGTTGGAGAAAGCATTGTCGCTGGAGGATAGGTTGTTCTCGGGGGCGAGAAACGGAAGGAGAGGTTGTGATATGTCTTCTTCATTGTTAGGGTTTCTAAAAAGAAGAAGCAAATTTGGGTCTAGTGTCCTTAGGCTtaacaaagaaaagaaatggGCCGAGAATGGCCCCAAAATTAAGCTCTGGGCTGTAACTTAAATTCAGTCCAAAGACGAgttagctcctcgacacgagtcaaaactgtctgaatgagctcctcgacaagagtaaAAGTTGTCTGAAGTAGCTCCTAGACATGAGTTAAAACTGTTAGAAAAAAATGTAGATGGCTCCTAGATACAAGCAAAAACTATCTAAGTAGCTCCTGGATACGAgcaaaaactatctaagatggctcctGAACATgagctaaaactatctaagtGGCTCTTGGACATGAGCAAAAACTATCTAAGTTGGCTCTTGACACAAAGCAAAAACTGTCataaaaattgaagagctccCTGAAATGAGCCTAAACTTtaaatgaaggaaaaaaaaaccaaCTCCTTGGTACGAGTCTAAACTATGAATTACGAATTCAAGAAGCTCCATGATATGAGCATAAACTATCAATGAAATTGAAGGACTCCTAAAtatgagtataaactatttattaaAGTGAAGATtgtgcaagttaagtgtcgaaaaagtttgatactcaacttgagggggagtgttggaatgcATAAATCAAACCAAGACATTCAACTCAAGAAGCTTTGAAGATGTTCTTCGCAA
Encoded here:
- the LOC121790421 gene encoding protein LNK3-like → MTFDFGDYVRDTTSTPHFSHQQELEAEIRMFEQQSDQCEDTNEYISMDESALLELQNLTQQLAETTRVCFRDSLYRLAENSRYQTECSQNGKQDMYNCKSMSSSGPSRSHESNSEDMKSIDRTVATLLFTTMQLCNSTSTTSDVEYKANSYWCDPCSSALSLPGGDAEVPTFD